One Helicoverpa zea isolate HzStark_Cry1AcR chromosome 30, ilHelZeax1.1, whole genome shotgun sequence genomic window, GAAACGtgaaaaaaaagaactaaaaataccttctaaaaaaacttatgaggatgaacaatcatatttttaataattattgagaTCTTAGGTCCCCCAAATTTGATCGAGATCAGGAACAGTATAAAATTCACGTCGACCAATTTTCTTCGGTGCAGATATACATCCAAGAACTTCATTCCAAGTGTATTGGATCTCATCCTTTGGTTTTGGCCATTTCCAATATTTGAGAGACCTTTTCATTGAGGATATGTACGGTCCTTTATCATTGATTTTCGTGATGATGCCTGGGAAGACTTCCCCTTCGTATGTGAAAGCTACATATTCTCCTTCGGCCTTTATGAGtggtttaaatttttttgttttagaacttTCCCTGGCATTGTCTACGGTTGTCTCTTCTTCTGACATTGTCTCCAGCATATCATTCATTGTTTCATCGTTTGAAGAGTCATGAAGAGATATTTCACTCTCGGCATATGTACTGTCGCTATGAATTCTTGTACGACGAGGTTCTGAAGTCGAGGCCTGGGCTTCCATTTCAAGACATGGCTCCTCGTTTTCTTTGTCCGCCAGTGAACTGTCTATCAGCTCCGTGACACTTCTTCCCGGAACTATGTTGAGTTTCGTTCGTCGTCTTTTCGGGTTAACGCCTCCAGTCCATTCCACTCTCTTGGCTTGAAGTGTTTCCAAAAAAGAATTTTCTGCCGCAGTCTTATCAACAGGTTTAGGCAATCTCTCTAATAAGGCATTTGCATTGGTCGGATAAATCCCACATTTCCTGAAACCggattttaagttttcttttctattttcttcTAAATCCGCAAGAAGTTTTTTAAGTAAGACTGGAAAACTGCTCTTTTGAACAGTTTTTTCCCGTATGCCTTGTTCGCACTGCTTCCATGTCGTTAGAATTTTCCGCCATGCAACTTTCATTGGATGAAAGAAGGCGACATCGAGTGGTTGCGTCAAGTGGGTGCTGTTCGGAGGAAGACACACGAACcgtatgttattttctttgcaagCTTTAAGAACATCTACCGAAATATGTGACGATAGATTGTCGCCTATGAGGACTTTAGGGCCTTCCTGTTTTTTGAGCTTTGGCAGTACAAGTGCGAAAAACCAGTCATTGAATATGTTCATGTCGAACCATCCGGAAGGACTACAATTGTAGCGAGTATTTTTCGGCCCATTTTCTGTCCAAGTATTCCATAGCTGCTTAGATTTATAGACGACGTATGGCGGAAGTAATTCTCCTTCAGCACTTCCAGCAAACATGATCGATGTAGAACTTTTGGATGTATCTCTTATAATTTCGGGGTATTTGGTGCCTCTTCTCGTCAAAATCTTTTTTTGCCCAGGGTCATCACATAAATTCGTCTCATCGTAATTCCAAATATTTTCTGGTGGAACATCTTTTAACACCTCTGCTAAATTTTGAATATAATCTGAAAGAGTTTCCCGATCAGTGCCAGCTCTACTGCGCTTTATATTAGCAGCGAGGCGCTGTGACAATTCAGcatttcttttcaaaaaactCGACACCCATTCCAAGCCTGGGCAGTTGTTTTTAAACTTGGGAACTCTTCTCCCAATCTTGTCCAGATAAGATTGTATTACAATACGCAAATCGAAACTTGTAAGAGGAAAACCATGCTCGCTCAATTTTTGTATGCACGATACGAAAATTTTTTCTTCTTCCTCCGTGAATGTTGTAGGTGCTCCAGGCGGCCTTGGTGTTTCGTTGCGTCGTAAGAGCCTAATTTGGTTTATAATAGTCCTTCGTGGAATCCTATATATTTCACTAGCCTTCCTTTGCgttaattctttattttctattgCTGCTAGACAATCTCGAAGAGCCTCTTgtgaataatttttataatttcttttagGCATTTTCCTTACATAATTCCGAGgcattttcctataaaaaaaaaaaaaactatttgaatttaGTATGAGCTATGTGACAGTTACTATTAGCAAGTATTCAAACGCAATTTCAATTGTAACTTTGCTCCAGGAGCAAAATATCCCCAAACATGGCGCAAAGTAGGCACAAGAAAGTAAAAGAGGTTAGAAATCCAAATTAATGcacatattttctaaatattagtTGAAATTGTTAgctaattacatacctacttacattaaaCTCTCCTTACCTCAAATATCTGAGTATATTCGTCGATGAAGGTGGATTTTgcagactatttttttttttaagaatcgcTCGTCTGTTGTTAATGGCTGCTAACGAAGAAAAGAAATGTCAAAAACCGGAAGTGCTTATTCAGTGTTGCCAATCTTATAAAACATATATCGGACGCGTTCAAAAATTTTTAAACATCTCCGTATATTAAGAGATTTAAtcgaaataatctttttttaaatttggagCATATTTACCTTCATGGAGCAAAGTAGCCTCATTTTACGGTAATGATATTAGCTAGTTGTTTTACAGTTTCAATGTCTTCATTAGTATATTCGCGTTTTGCATAAAACGCTTAGCTGAAACAAATTAAGTACATCGGGAGACAGGCGGTccttcttttttacttttttttcaccctacgtcaaaaatcatcaaatgacccctcccgctgtgggttagcagcggtgagggagtgtcagacttactgactaaaaaccgtcgtgttccgtcataggccttttatgtaccagggccgcggtatctctttcgaacaatccgcagccccggcagagaAAGGCGGTCCTGGGGATCACTTATTATAGAATCCAGTAGAGGGATTTGTCGCCCCTTGTGGAAGCTGTTTAAGTCTTCTCTCCAGCGTTTCCATGGTCTTCCTCTTGgtaggtttccatcatcagggatccattttgtggtgatgttggcccgGGGGCAGCGTTTCCTTGGCCTTCCTCTTGGTAGATTTCCATAATCAGGGATCCATTTTGTGGTGATGTTTGCCCACTTATCCGGTGGCATTCTGTAGATGTGACCCGCCCAGTTCCACTTGAACTTTGCAGACTTATTGCCCACATCGACTACGCCTGTCTTGGACCGGATAATGGTATTGCGTATTTGTTTTGATACTATTCTGGGATATTTGATGTCTACATCTAGCTGCTCAGCTATTTCTTTAGCCTCTTCAAAAAGCTGTCGATATATAACGTCCACATtgtctcttttgttttttaaaacacTTAAACTTTAACTGAGTTAATTAAACAACACTTGTGCTAGCTTTTCCCCtgaaaaggacaatgccagggtctgggctcatagtttgcccagcaatgggagtagttccagggggttccttagtgcactctgaataCGTAATGCAAAtctttttgaaatcgctccctggggtcccgaggaaaaccggttcaaatattctccatgaagagtcactttacaaggcctgagccatttgcccagtagtaggagtggttggaataggttctttacttcactcttaacacaaaattaaaatatttttgaaatcggtcccaggggtcccgagaaaaaccggttcaaatgttctccttagatagtcacttaacaaagtctctggcatttgcccagtagtgggagtggtcaaaataggttttttacttcactcttaacatgaaaaccaaatatttttgaaatcggtccctggggtccgtagaaaaaccggttctaatattccacatgaactgtCGCTTTAAAAAGCCTgtgtcatttgcccagtagtgggagtgattgaaataggttccttacttcactcttaacatgaaattaaaatatttttaaaatcggtcccaggggtcccgagaaaaaccggttcaaatgttctccttagatagtcacttaacaaagtctttggcatttgcccagtagtgggagtggtcaaagtaggttctttacttcacttttaacatgaaattaaaatattttttaaatcggtccctggggtccgggtgaaaaaccggttctaatattccacataaaCAGTCGCTTTATaaagcctgtgccatttgcccagtagtaggagtggttgaaataggttctttacttcactcttaacatgaaattaaaatatttttgaaatcagtcccaggggtcccgaggaaaaccggtttaaatgttccacatgaacagtctgtttacaaagcctatgccatttgcccagtagtgggagtggttggaataggttctctaattcactcttaacaagaaatcaaaatatttttgaaatcggtcccaggggtcccgagaaattaatctgataagacttttctgccaaataagtcttactCATATGTCTGTATATTGTCTCATATGTCTGTAATCTCAATGCtcaggatctcgctgtcaggatccagtactggaaaatgttggaatgggttatttttttttactgtgattttcaaataaattctaaaagcgttggattctaataagaactgacaatgattttctgaaaaaaaggcaattaccgcaatatttttgaatttacggtttaaatctacaaggcgcctgcgcaatgagctatcttctagaaaaatcttatcaggacgaataaaataagctcgaacatgaggtagttagtagataccattgaggagttccctcgtctctctttcgtctccattgtcaggtcagatcttaacctttacagttttgtggtgtctgagacatatactcgaatgacaaggttttactcgatatgtgtcctacaattttcgagagtcactcccgatttttttagagattcgatcaccagaccctgggccggatgacaaaggaaccattgaggaagtaagccctttcaaacaataaaataattgttgaaatcggttggtaaacgacggagctatgcacgtacaaacgtaaaaagattacaaatgaattaagaacctcctccatttttggaagttggttaaagaaaagttgtcgtgtacaatacctcgtatttgtcaatgaatataattcatttcaattaaggtacctaataaaagtggaatagttaagacaagcttatttttatgtaatattgaataagagtcaaaccagtttttctcaggactcccgggatagatttcgaaatgctttggtctgggacctaatataagcctatggaacataatacactatgcagttactgtgggcaacacttgagcccaacttccatacaaagaatagcattgtcctttttgATCAAGTTTTTCCCCTTTGATGGATTTTTTTCTAGTAGCAACACTGATAGgtctttatttctttttactttatttttcattattagaCACTCAGTAAATATGctactatttttttaacgacgttaaaaatcatcaaatgatctctcccgctgtgggttagcagcggtgagggagtgtcagactctgacTAAAAAACCGTCACATCCGCATTTACGGACGCCctgagcctctcggctagagcgtcaGCGGCGGGTCCGCTAGCtgctcctgggacctccagcatttACATAAGAAGATTTACATAGAAGAGATTTTATAAGATTTATTCGGAAATTTCTATGAGAGTCGGAAGAACTGTGTTGAAAGATTATATAATTATGCATTTAATACAGATACGTTAAGAAGgcgtttaaataattttttgtacCACACTTTTGTACGTTTCGTTTCAACAGGGTACATGGCCAGAAGCTGATCTTTTTTATCCACCCCACCCATCATGATATTGTAATCCAATATCAATAAGGACTCTGGCTGTTTGTTGGCCGTTGCCATGGTATGTAGAGATCATAGCCACCATATTGGTATCCTTCCATACCATGACATCGACGTCCCCTTCACATTTATTCACATAACCTTCACACTTTATCACAATACGTCGAATCCACAAATATattagaagaaagaaagaaagaaaaaccatttatttaacacacaaatgacgcagaaaacaaacacactcaaatacaaacaaataaaacaatggacaaaacaaacagtgaaacaaaaaagaaaagcgctgcagctgcgtcacttatgcgtgaaaaggggcagcgctcagcataatgctgtgtcTCGCACACGCAGCTATTTCTTTAGCCTCTTCAAAAAGCTGTCGATATATAACGTCCACATTTTcgcttttattttgtaaaacgcTTAAactttaactaatttaatcaATTAAACAAACCTTGTGCTAGCTTTTCCCCTAAAAATTTTTGATTAAGTTTTTCTCCttaattggattttttttacttatttttttctagtaGCAACACTGATAGgtctttatttctttttactttatttttcattattagaCAGTCAGTTAATAagctactattttttttaacgacgttaaaaaatcatcaaatgttttccctctcccgctgtgggttagcagcggtgaaggagtgtcagactcttactgactaaaaaccgtcgcaTCCGCATTTACGGACGCCctgagcctctcggctagagcgttTGCGGCGTGCCCGCTGGCTGCTACcgggacctccagcattcgggcgcccgttgcgtTCACCCTGAGCCGAAGGCCCTCGGTGATACACAAAGAAGAGATTTTATAAGATTTATTCGGAAATTTCTATGAGAGTCGAAAGAACTATGTTGAAAGATTATATATGCATTTAATACAGATACGTTAAGAAGGCgctta contains:
- the LOC124644561 gene encoding MFS-type transporter clz9-like, whose protein sequence is MPRNYVRKMPKRNYKNYSQEALRDCLAAIENKELTQRKASEIYRIPRRTIINQIRLLRRNETPRPPGAPTTFTEEEEKIFVSCIQKLSEHGFPLTSFDLRIVIQSYLDKIGRRVPKFKNNCPGLEWVSSFLKRNAELSQRLAANIKRSRAGTDRETLSDYIQNLAEVLKDVPPENIWNYDETNLCDDPGQKKILTRRGTKYPEIIRDTSKSSTSIMFAGSAEGELLPPYVVYKSKQLWNTWTENGPKNTRYNCSPSGWFDMNIFNDWFFALVLPKLKKQEGPKVLIGDNLSSHISVDVLKACKENNIRFVCLPPNSTHLTQPLDVAFFHPMKVAWRKILTTWKQCEQGIREKTVQKSSFPVLLKKLLADLEENRKENLKSGFRKCGIYPTNANALLERLPKPVDKTAAENSFLETLQAKRVEWTGGVNPKRRRTKLNIVPGRSVTELIDSSLADKENEEPCLEMEAQASTSEPRRTRIHSDSTYAESEISLHDSSNDETMNDMLETMSEEETTVDNARESSKTKKFKPLIKAEGEYVAFTYEGEVFPGIITKINDKGPYISSMKRSLKYWKWPKPKDEIQYTWNEVLGCISAPKKIGRREFYTVPDLDQIWGT